The genomic stretch TTGAAGCTTTGAAGCTTTCTGCAACTctaagagagaaaaggaaaaaaccacACAAGAACCTTCGATGAATAATTGTAGGACCGTCACACTTGCTCCTCACTCTTCATTGTTTTTCCTTAATCGGTAGCATTGCCCTTTTTCTAATGTTGTTTGGAAATGTATCCTTAGAAAATGCTAACCAAATCTTAGAGTTATCCTACCTTGCGACAAACAATGGAAGTGGGTTCACAAAATCTTCAATAGAAAATCCTCCTATGATGTGATAGGTAGGTTGGCTTTCTCTACTGTGATTCATCGCATTTTGTGgagaaaagaacaaaaggatATAGACAACGTCATCATGCACTATTGAGAAAATCTAGGACATTATCACATTTGAGATTTGGAATAAAGCCCTTCACAATTATGTAATTTGCCGGACTCAAATAAGAATAGGCATCTTGCCTTCACTTGGgatcttcctcttattgctTCCCCCTCTagttttgatgtatcatctttacttctatttctcctcttttatgGATGTTTAGATTTATTGAGTTAGGGCTTACCCTTGGCTATTTGGATTGTTGTCTGTCTTCTTTCTTTGGTTTCAGTAAAAATTTTATTcatcacaaaaagaaaaaaaaataaaataaaaggaagtaATAATATTTTCTGCTCTTCCATTTTCAGAGTTCATATCAATATTTTCTCTAATTGGAAGAGTGAAAGCATGCAAAGATCATTGGTTTGgttataattaatttaatttggaAATTAAACCTCAGCTGATAATGCTGAATCCATTTTAAGCCAATAACTTTTGGTGGTAGTGCAAAACCAAACTTACCAAATACTATTAATTGATGCATGGAATTAAACAACAGAAAGACAAGACACAGAAGCTTTCAGGTAGCACTGTTGAATGCGAATCACAGACCAACACAATCTGCTTTCCTCGATCTCATCACAGTCATCACTAGCTAAATTATGACAATCACCGAAGATTAcaccagtaagtggaaaggactAAAGTGATTCAAATAATAAACGCACTAGCTAGGCCATTCATTTTCATCCACTCTTTAGGTTGATAAGATGTTTTAATCATTGttctaaaaatcaaatcagaactCAAATTAAGattattcttctattttttattaaacCCTACCTTGTAGTCCTAGCTTATTGACTTCCCAACAATAGGACCTGATCTTTCTGGGTCTCTGCATGCAGGAGCTCTAGCTATAAAAGGCCTATATCATCTTTCCCTCTCCTTGTGTATCATGCTAGAGATGTAATAAGGTGGACGGGTGGGTTTGTAATTCTGTCAATACATATATCATATATGCCCCATTATAGCCCACCAGAACACAACATGCCCCATCATATCTCAGTACCAAAAGACAGGTTGCTAGGTGAGTGGATGGAGAAGATAGACACCAACAATGATGGCTATATAAGCTGGGAGGAACTAAGGAAAGCCCTTAAGGATTGTGGTTTCTGGTTTGCCAGCCTCAGAGCTCTACGTGCCATTTATGCCAATGATCTTAACCACAACCGTTTAATCGATGGTGACATAGAGCGCTCTCTCTTCATCCGTTATGCCAAGGACCATTGGAAAAAGATCATTGCATAGGTTTACTATATTATTACTGTGTGTTAATTCTGATGTTAATTTTGCTATCACTAGTAGTCTTTTTAGTTGTATTTATCTACTGCAATGGAGTAATCATCCTTTTTGTGGGCTTAATTaccttgtttttccattacaaGCAAGTCACTTTTCTCACCTCTAGTCTTATATATGTCTAATCTTATTAGGTTTAGTCTTGTATATGTTATGGGACAAGAGAATgttatccatttgtatggtcacgTCAACAGGGCATAGACCAATGACAAGGAACGTGGAGGCATCTTCAatgcattgggagaggggggcAACGTAGTCTTTTCACATCTGACTATGCTTAGGCATAGATACATGCAACCgggtagctttctttttcccaaatgtTAATAAGGACTCTAGATCAGCTCCCCACATGAGGAGTGGAGTTACCCTTTCCACATGGGATCCTACCACCAATGGGGTATTTGGGTCACAAGTCAGAACAATTAGTACACTATTGACTCATAGTAGTCCGATACACCATGGACAATGAGATCCCATGTGGGTAGATCAAAACATGAGAAAAGGATCCATACTCATGAGGAACCTCACAACCAGTGTACGAGAGCCTGTTGCTGCAATTTATTCACGCACAAAATTAAATGTTGCTGCAATACTACCACAACTAGAAATCTTTTCTAGTCAATGTTGCTGCAAGAGATTCATGATATGGTCTTATTCAGCCATTATCTAATActcaaaaattataaaaatcttAAGCttgttagaaaataaacacaggcAGAGTACAAGACTTATCTGAATATTCCTACTCTTGGATCAGGAACCAATATAatttgagttgagttgtatcaGAATGATATTATCCTTAAAGTTTTTAAACACCCCTTATTGTGCAACCGGATTGACTATTGTGTTTATACcaccaagataaaacaactcccaATCAcataaggtgcactccaatatTTGATTACACAAATATGTCCGAAAGCCATACTCATTATTAGACACAAAGAGACTTAGAAGAATAGAACATATAGTGGGAAGAACAAAACCACTTGttttaaaaaagaatatatatatatatatatatatatctgttcaTTTACAGATGCATCTGTATGTGTACAAACATCCCCATACACATACAAGTGTGTCTATACACCCATTTATAAGTGTAGACCCACACCCACACTCATCCTTCTCATTagaaatatttagaaactttggcactaaatataaataaatccaatagtatccctctttcaaaattttcaagggaAATAGCTATAGAGAATCACCGTGACTCAAAAACAATTACGGTTTTGATCTAAAGGGGGGAGGCTTCTTTCATTTTGCTTGATCAATTACTCTTGACTAATGGTGAGAATTACGTCCTACTTTGAATCGAAAATTGATTCATATACTGTGATGAGTTTGAAACATCTAGTAGAGGTTCAGAGAATGGACCGACCTTGCCCATTTTTCAAATTGCATGGGTAAGCTATCAATAGTTCTTATTATAGAGCAATTTGATATAAATTTAGAACTGTAGTCACATTAGGGATGTTGCAGAATGTCCCTGACAAAAGCGTCCAAATTAGTCGCAGAAGATCCAGCCTTGTCAATGGCTCCTTGACAAGCAAGTTGGAGTTCTCTAGCTCTTCTTTTCATCTCTTTACTTCCTTCTCCACTATTGTCCATAAACCTCTGCACAGTCCTGGCAATATCATCTCTTTTCACAACCTCATTTTCATCCCCAGATCCCACCTTCTTCACTCTCCATCCATTTCCCAAGTCATCTGCAATTAATTTACTATTGGGCATTTGATCCCAGAAGATGGGAAAAGTAAGCATAGGAGTACCTGAAAATACACTTTCTAGTGTTGAATTCCACCCACAGTGACTCCAAAAGCCTCCTATGGAAGAATGGCAGAGGACCCTCAACTGGTCACACCAAGGTATCACCAACCCCTTCTCCCCACAAGCCTTCTGTAACCTTGAAGTGTCCTGCCTAGCAATCCACAAGAATGGGAACCCACTGTCATGTAACCCAGCTGCAATCTCGTCCATCTGATCACTTGAAACTGATAGAAAGCTACCCAATGATACATACAAGACAGATCCTTCAGATTGAGAATCTAGCCAATTGATATAGTCTTCATTAATGTTCTTCTTGTCTTTTGGTGTCATGTGAGGTATGGAGGGGCCAACAGGGTACACTGGGAATGGGAGTGCTGCCCTTAGGGCATCTGTGGATTTGGTATCAAGCTCGTAGAAGGATGTGAACAGAAGGCACTGTGCTTTAGGCACCCACGAGATGGCTTCCTTGACTCTACCCAACACTTCTCTACCGGCCCCATTGAAGATTGTTGGCAGGTCTGCTAAGCATATAGAAGAGATCCCCGGGATGTAATCGATGAGTTCATGTCCCCTCTCTGCCACATGAGAGAGCCggttttctgtcatttatttgcATACacttttctacccaaaaaaataataaaaattaaataaagaatagGAAACAGATAAGAGGGCAACGGCAGCAATGAATTTAAATGTTGGGAATCGTATAGGATACCTAGGGGAAACgtggatcaggtcctcgtacgAGAATTATTTTTGTCTGGTGTGTAATCTATACTTGGACtccactaaaaataaaaaccaattgaAAGGGGAGAAAGATTAAGTGAAGTCCAAGTGTAGATCAAACAccgtatgagaatcattctaGTACGAATACCTGAtctacctaggggtgtcaaaactcagtctgaaacccaaaagaaattattggatcatgttttgaGCTGAGATTTTTTGAGATCGAATCTAAACCATATCCCATTGATATCAATAAGACATCAAACTAAAGTTAAAAAATTAGACTGAAATCGAGATAACCCGATAAAAATAATACCAACCCAAAATtcatataaaattttttttcatattttctttagTGAACTGAGATCAAACATATAGTAAACCAATAAGAAACAAAACCGAAGTTGGTCCAAACCGACatcccaattttatttttatttttttcataaattttgattGCAGGTGTGGGTTTTAGTTCTGCTATGGATGTGAATTGACATGGACCGAAACTCATGTTGATTTCCAAAGATGATGAACAAACTCTCTAAGGCATCAAGTAGATCAACTCTTCTCTCTTAAGTTTGTGATGTTGTTTGGGGCTTGAtatggccaaattgattgcccagtagggtaagtacacgcgtcgcccacctggacacgtgtcacccgcctgatagaggctgcaaggactctaccacgtcaaccgcgtgaagagaatattccccacgaaggggataggacgtatccgagtaggactctaaaaggaaaggaggtggacccgaggaggactcctccaaggaaaggggaaaccctaaaccctaagagctataaaAGAGGGCCCGAGAGAAAGGTAGAAGGTgagcatcaaaacccacaccattacttcTGTAAAAACTGTGTGGCCGATCTCTAATTTGAGCGTCAAAGGACTAACCttggacaaagctccgggcctctgccgtttGTGCTTAtgtaggatcagctcatacggattttcggcagcaacagattggcgccgtccgtgggaacgacagtaatggtggggagaacctacaatcgtaagaagacgAGAGCAGCGTCGAACATGAACGTGGGGGAGGatgaaccttcaggagggctccctccctcgacgaaaattggacgagaaagggggaacaatgatcgggaaggttccgtgAGGTACCAACATTCGGCCAGATATTCGGTGCGttgagatagtaatcctccgccccctcctgGAGCGCAGGATTATGTGACGGGGGAgtagttcgaagccctccaggacaaatatgaccgaatggccgaggcaatgaaggaggtctccaaagctgtctcccagaagaccggcggagcaccgcgaggcccccatatccagcccgagagagctcgagacgaggaccggagcagtacaggattgataaggtccggtcataatTTTTGAAACCGAGCAATAGGGAAAGTCCCACACCCAAGGGAAGGACGCGGCGTGCCGTCAAAGACCAACATGGGGAACCAtgccaaggagacgaacagagacacgaggactcggggttaaacAGATGATccggacctgaaagatgagatcaagaaggtggcagaaaatcagacgggagctcgtgagccagacctcactaatgacacggctctagttgatgaggtcatgagggactcGCTCCCGATCGACTTTCGCCTTccaaagtatgacacttacgaagggtctggggaccctgtcgatcatctggaaggcttcaaggtcactatgcagttccatcgagtctcgaaaaacattatgtgtcgcaccctgccattgacgttcagaggagcggcaagacTATGGTACGACCGTCTGCCGACGAAATCGAtccaacatgaaggagaatcactgcagAACTACAGGAAgagcttccaacaagagaagatcacgatcagaggtctggacccgaaagaagagttcacagccctgctggaaggcatcaaggataaggagctgaaaaggtgtttggcgaagcatacaccgaggaacctggccgagctgagagctcggtgcgataagtacatccagatggaagaaaccctccaagccgatgaagaagctgaaaggaagacgagaaggaaaaggatctcaaggggcgacgacaaaccctccgaagaaggcaaaagatgaaagtcTGAGCGcgatcgggcacccagtccaccaaggaagttcgagaaatacgcacccctgaacAGGAGACGAACGGATgtattgatgcagataaaggactccccggatgccagagccatgaagtggcccgGGAAGATGGGACtacaccccgagagacgcaatatggacagatattgccacttccacagggaccacggccacgacaccgaagattgttggcacctcaagggggaaatagaaggaatgatccgaagaggatatttAGGCTGATTCGTGGACCGCAAAAAGTAGGATGCCCAAAACGGTAATGACCGTAGGGacaaccgtcggagagatggcagaagcctctatgaaagaagggggttGGCCTGCAGAGGCAATTAGGAACGGCAAAGGGAgcggacacccgaggaagctgaccatcgcctccgggatgagaataagagcccaactagggttatagcgacaatctgtggaggcctaaccgctggagaaagttcagtctcggccaggaaagctaaagcctatgcgagaagcgtacatatggctgaatggtcaaacaagaaggcgaggatagggatggttatttccttctcagacaacgatctggaaggggtgcacactccgcacgacgatgccctggtagtcaccatgaccatagcggattgcagagtgaagaggatcttagtggataatggCAGTTCAGCTAATGTCCTATTCCTTGAGGCTTTCTAGAAGATGCgcctggacgagggaaagttgaagaaagtcgaacacccgttgcagggattctccggcgtcccagtaaaagtggaaggatcaattgagttgccagtaagagccggcatcagagatcgccaagtaacagtcatgatcaacttcctggtagtaggcattatctcggcatacaacgccatactagggagggttggtttgaacctactaaaggctgtcgtctccacaccccatctcaagatgaaattcccaaccaagaacggtgtcggggaatgtcgaggcgatcaggaggcatcccggaggtgctacgccactaccttgtggggaagagaaaaggcagGCGAGGCACTCTCGATAGAAGATCTAcgcgatgatgccagttatcaacggggggaacCGGCTAAGGATCTAgtacaagttgaggccgaagagggggataacgctCGGCAATTCCAGATCGGGGCTATAATGCCAAGGtaacaacgagaaaaactcgtctcattcctccaaaacaactctgacgtctttTCCTGGTCAgcttcagacatgcctggaatagatcgagaggtaatagagcatcatctaaATGTTAACCAGGCGAAGAAGCtagtgcaacagaagaagaggactttcacCCCTGAAAGgcagtagaaaatagatgaagaagtagagaagatgctaaaggcccagttcatccgcgagattcaacacccggagtggatatccaacgtggtgatggtcccgaaggcaaatggaaagtggaggatctacatcgacttcaccgacctgaacaaggcctgcccgaaggacgcataccccctgctgaaaatagacctcctcattgatgccacggcaggatacgaggcactgagcttcatggatgcatactcggggtacaatcagatcaa from Macadamia integrifolia cultivar HAES 741 chromosome 14, SCU_Mint_v3, whole genome shotgun sequence encodes the following:
- the LOC122060524 gene encoding UDP-glycosyltransferase 87A2-like; translation: MGSVKADTSKTHRRSCHVVAMPYPGRGHINPMMNLCKLLASRGSGSGSSSDDILISFVVTEEWLSFIGSDPKPDNIRFRSIPNVIPSEKGRAGNFAGFLEEVMTKVEDPFEKLLDQLELETPATAIIADTYLVWAVGVGNRRNIPVASLWTMSPPVFSMFYHFDLLVQNGHFPANLSERGHELIDYIPGISSICLADLPTIFNGAGREVLGRVKEAISWVPKAQCLLFTSFYELDTKSTDALRAALPFPVYPVGPSIPHMTPKDKKNINEDYINWLDSQSEGSVLYVSLGSFLSVSSDQMDEIAAGLHDSGFPFLWIARQDTSRLQKACGEKGLVIPWCDQLRVLCHSSIGGFWSHCGWNSTLESVFSGTPMLTFPIFWDQMPNSKLIADDLGNGWRVKKVGSGDENEVVKRDDIARTVQRFMDNSGEGSKEMKRRARELQLACQGAIDKAGSSATNLDAFVRDILQHP